A single window of Pseudomonas lijiangensis DNA harbors:
- a CDS encoding DUF6124 family protein, whose amino-acid sequence MPDIKPFIVNEALSQQDGLNLASDLLRCIIATANEASDGHNHDLTISILHLAQMAKAMVDRSLDSIVA is encoded by the coding sequence ATGCCCGACATCAAACCGTTCATCGTCAACGAAGCCCTCAGCCAGCAGGATGGACTCAATCTCGCGTCCGACTTGCTGCGTTGCATCATTGCCACCGCCAATGAAGCCAGTGACGGTCATAACCATGACCTGACAATCTCGATCCTGCACCTGGCGCAAATGGCCAAGGCAATGGTCGACCGTTCACTGGATTCGATAGTGGCCTGA